ATCTCCGCCGCCGGAGTCAAAGAGATCGTTTTATACGCAGGCGAACAAGGCGTTCGGCAGACCCTCGAGGACCTCACGAAGGTGCGCCGCTACGCGCTCAAAAAGACGTTCCGCCCGCTCGGTTACCCGCAGATGGTGTGCGTGATGAACGGCGCCGACCCGTTGCTGACCGTCCTGAAGAGCTCGACCTTCATGGCAAAATATGCCGGCATCGTCGTGACCGATGCCATCGAGCCATGGCAGCTCATGCCGTTGCTCACCGTCCGCATGAACATATATACCGACCCGAGAAGCCCGATCCAGGTCGAGTCCGGCATCCATCGCGTCGGCGAGACCACCGACAAGTCGCCGCTTATGATTACAACCAACTTCTCGCTCACCTATTACACCGTTGAAGGCGACGTTGAAAGCTCGAAAGTGCCGACCAATATCCTCGTCGTCGATACCGAAGGCACCTCCGTCCTCACGGCATGGGCGGCGGAAAAATTCACGACCGATCAGATTGCGGCCGCAATGAAGAAACACGAGGTCGAAAAGATCGCTCCTCACAAGAAGGTCATCATTCCGGGCCTGATCGCGGTCGAAAGCGGCAAGCTTCAGGAAGAAACCGGATGGGAAGTAGTTGTGGGCCCGAAGGAATCTTCCGGCATCCCGTCTTACCTGAAGGCCAATTGGGGCAGTTGACGAGTGGCTGAGTATAAGATCACATTTATGCCCGACGCAAAAACGGCAGCCGCCTCCCCTGATGAGACCATACTCGACGCCGCTCAGCGTGCGGGCGTCTA
This DNA window, taken from Candidatus Abyssobacteria bacterium SURF_5, encodes the following:
- a CDS encoding acetyl-CoA decarbonylase/synthase complex subunit gamma, coding for MALTGLDIYKLLPKTNCGECKSPTCLAFAMRVAQKQASLDQCPHVTAEAKEKLGAASAPPIQLVTIGTGDAKVSIGNETVMFRHEETFHHKAGVAVTMSDKLSEADIAARADKIVHLIFERVGTRIAVDMVCVMNDSNDPAKFAAATKIVAEKCPMAIILGSENPDALKAALDVCADRRPLLCGATAANVQAVAALAKEKNCPVVAKADGLEALAELTQKISAAGVKEIVLYAGEQGVRQTLEDLTKVRRYALKKTFRPLGYPQMVCVMNGADPLLTVLKSSTFMAKYAGIVVTDAIEPWQLMPLLTVRMNIYTDPRSPIQVESGIHRVGETTDKSPLMITTNFSLTYYTVEGDVESSKVPTNILVVDTEGTSVLTAWAAEKFTTDQIAAAMKKHEVEKIAPHKKVIIPGLIAVESGKLQEETGWEVVVGPKESSGIPSYLKANWGS